From the Nitrobacter hamburgensis X14 genome, one window contains:
- a CDS encoding DUF1330 domain-containing protein — translation MAFKVTNAEAYAKEYAPLATKALADSGQKRLASGGKTIAIARAVPASRIVVSMFDSLDKAKAAYTSPAYLEARKIGEQYGKFHIFAVEGIAR, via the coding sequence TTGGCTTTCAAAGTTACAAATGCCGAGGCATACGCGAAAGAGTACGCGCCTCTAGCGACTAAAGCCTTAGCTGACAGTGGTCAAAAGAGGCTCGCGTCTGGCGGAAAAACGATTGCCATTGCTCGCGCGGTACCCGCCTCGCGAATTGTGGTCTCTATGTTTGATAGTTTAGACAAGGCAAAGGCCGCTTACACTTCCCCTGCCTATCTTGAAGCGCGGAAAATTGGCGAGCAATACGGGAAGTTTCATATCTTTGCCGTAGAAGGCATTGCCCGATAG
- a CDS encoding polysaccharide deacetylase family protein: MRRFSVLMIAVGAVTVASVSVIAVTAKHFLGSTAVEMASTAKPELTTGSIEARWPKPGVERQPAVAEAAPEVAAPKVAVLDAEPAPEPEKRVVVAKPTCNNPNALGVSRTVQIDTTGGPGFGMSQYRDYDFLQPGEVVLTFDDGPWPVTTPMVLAALKAECLQATFFPIGKHATWHPEVLKQVIAAGHTVGSHTWSHQNLASKPPQEAKDEIEKGMSAVAMMAGTPISPFFRYPQLRQTADLKAYLAQRNVAAFSIDIDSEDFKIKKPDVLVRSTMAALKKKGKGIILMHDLHKWTALAVPELLAQLKANGYKVVHVRAKDTLATLPEYDAMVAAAMQPVKSSNARAISAVVQTVD; encoded by the coding sequence ATGCGTCGGTTTTCGGTTCTTATGATCGCGGTTGGGGCTGTGACCGTGGCAAGCGTCAGTGTCATCGCGGTCACGGCAAAACATTTTCTCGGCTCAACCGCCGTCGAGATGGCCTCAACCGCGAAGCCGGAACTAACCACCGGCTCAATTGAAGCGCGTTGGCCCAAACCAGGCGTGGAACGCCAGCCTGCAGTCGCCGAAGCTGCACCGGAAGTCGCTGCGCCGAAAGTCGCTGTGTTGGATGCTGAGCCGGCGCCGGAGCCCGAAAAACGAGTGGTCGTGGCCAAGCCCACCTGCAACAACCCGAATGCATTAGGCGTGTCACGCACGGTGCAGATCGACACCACGGGTGGACCTGGCTTCGGCATGTCGCAATATCGCGATTACGATTTTCTGCAGCCTGGCGAAGTGGTTCTGACCTTCGATGACGGGCCCTGGCCAGTGACGACGCCGATGGTGCTGGCGGCGCTGAAAGCCGAGTGCCTGCAGGCCACCTTCTTCCCGATCGGCAAGCACGCTACCTGGCACCCCGAAGTGCTGAAACAGGTGATCGCGGCGGGCCACACGGTGGGCTCGCACACCTGGTCGCACCAAAATCTTGCCAGTAAACCGCCGCAAGAAGCCAAGGATGAAATCGAGAAGGGTATGAGCGCCGTGGCGATGATGGCTGGCACACCGATCTCGCCGTTCTTCCGCTACCCGCAATTGCGGCAAACCGCCGATCTCAAAGCTTACCTTGCCCAGCGCAATGTCGCGGCATTCTCGATCGATATCGATTCGGAAGACTTCAAGATTAAGAAACCCGACGTGCTGGTGAGGTCGACGATGGCCGCACTGAAAAAGAAGGGCAAGGGCATTATCTTAATGCACGATCTGCATAAGTGGACCGCCCTTGCTGTGCCCGAATTGCTGGCCCAGCTCAAGGCGAATGGCTACAAGGTTGTCCACGTCCGCGCCAAAGACACGCTCGCCACCCTACCGGAATACGACGCGATGGTTGCGGCTGCGATGCAGCCAGTCAAATCAAGCAACGCACGCGCGATCTCCGCAGTGGTGCAGACCGTCGACTGA
- a CDS encoding MBL fold metallo-hydrolase, whose product MTNTSIALTLIGGPTILIEVNGFRLLTDPTFDPPGLYQTAPVHFEKLTGPARSIEEIGILDAVLLSHDQHLDNLDRAGRAMLPDVPVTLTTKAGSERLGGNAIGLMPFEAYELEKPDGRRLSIVAAPARHGPIGIEPISGDVIGFLIGLHQPGDCCYVTGDTVWFDGTAEVARRYTPKVVVPFAGSAEPRGRFHMTMDSNDVLSLAAAFPNAVIAPAHNEGWVHFKESAEDLEQSFSTLGVSRRLTALVRGEPVQLAV is encoded by the coding sequence ATGACCAACACCTCCATCGCACTCACCCTAATTGGCGGGCCAACCATCCTCATCGAGGTCAACGGCTTTCGTCTCCTGACCGACCCGACCTTTGATCCGCCTGGGCTCTATCAAACGGCCCCGGTGCATTTTGAAAAACTTACCGGACCTGCACGCTCAATCGAAGAAATCGGAATACTCGACGCGGTTTTGCTCAGTCACGATCAGCATCTGGACAACCTCGACCGTGCCGGGCGGGCAATGCTGCCCGATGTGCCTGTTACGTTGACGACAAAAGCCGGCAGCGAGCGTCTTGGCGGGAATGCGATTGGTTTAATGCCTTTCGAGGCTTACGAACTTGAGAAGCCGGACGGAAGGCGGCTTTCCATTGTCGCCGCTCCGGCGCGGCATGGTCCGATCGGCATCGAGCCGATTTCGGGTGATGTCATCGGCTTCCTGATCGGGCTGCACCAACCGGGCGACTGCTGCTACGTGACCGGGGACACAGTGTGGTTCGACGGAACGGCGGAGGTTGCCCGCCGATATACGCCGAAGGTCGTTGTGCCTTTCGCAGGCTCGGCCGAACCAAGAGGACGCTTCCATATGACCATGGACAGCAACGACGTCCTTTCGCTTGCGGCGGCTTTTCCGAACGCCGTCATCGCGCCGGCTCACAACGAGGGCTGGGTCCACTTCAAGGAAAGCGCCGAAGACCTCGAGCAAAGTTTCAGCACGCTCGGGGTTTCGAGGCGGCTGACTGCGCTTGTGCGCGGCGAACCCGTGCAGTTAGCAGTTTGA
- a CDS encoding Crp/Fnr family transcriptional regulator gives MCGALNANELVDFAKLTRVAKVSAGDVLLQEQGPIRSYANVMRGVLKLTKTIADGRQQIVGLQFAPDFVGRLHQDESPVRVEACSDVEVCSITRNALRKMLEENPALEAKLLHQALREVDQGREWMLALGRKTAHEKVASFLMMMVRQIDPFAGGNVATAFDLPLTRTEIGDFLGLTIGTVSRELTRLRRVGVIQISSHRHIDILNLEALRQCAG, from the coding sequence ATGTGCGGCGCGCTCAACGCCAACGAATTAGTGGATTTCGCCAAACTCACGCGTGTCGCGAAGGTATCCGCCGGCGACGTTCTCTTGCAGGAGCAGGGGCCGATCAGGTCCTATGCCAATGTCATGCGCGGCGTGCTCAAGCTGACCAAGACTATAGCCGATGGTCGCCAACAAATCGTCGGACTTCAATTCGCGCCCGATTTCGTCGGACGACTTCATCAAGATGAGAGCCCTGTCCGGGTCGAAGCCTGTTCGGATGTTGAGGTCTGCAGCATAACCAGGAACGCGCTGCGGAAGATGCTCGAAGAAAATCCGGCCCTCGAAGCGAAACTGCTGCACCAAGCCTTGCGTGAGGTCGATCAGGGTCGCGAGTGGATGCTGGCGCTTGGACGAAAGACGGCACACGAAAAGGTAGCGAGCTTTCTTATGATGATGGTTCGGCAGATCGATCCATTTGCAGGGGGCAACGTCGCTACGGCTTTCGATCTTCCGCTTACGCGCACCGAAATTGGCGACTTTCTCGGCTTGACGATTGGAACCGTTTCGCGCGAGCTCACGCGGCTGCGGCGAGTCGGAGTGATTCAGATTTCCTCGCACCGCCACATCGACATTCTGAATCTCGAGGCGCTTCGCCAATGCGCCGGCTAA
- a CDS encoding aa3-type cytochrome c oxidase subunit IV, whose amino-acid sequence MSDHGELLYSTAEGMDYPAHETTYKSFIKIGTIGAGIAVTVIALMAIFLT is encoded by the coding sequence ATGTCTGATCATGGCGAATTGTTATACTCGACCGCGGAAGGAATGGATTATCCAGCGCATGAGACAACGTATAAGTCCTTCATCAAAATCGGGACGATCGGTGCTGGGATCGCCGTCACCGTTATCGCTTTGATGGCGATTTTCCTTACCTGA